A single region of the Streptomyces sp. NBC_01803 genome encodes:
- a CDS encoding GNAT family N-acetyltransferase: MSSVFLRRLSRWQAETEREQIGDLYAEAHQDVPGVRALSREEFVRAFVDHDLGQPGFDMVVASDPKLVGCAYGFQVSDVPLGIAELAAGGHVFRVAGLMVTPRRQRQAVATRAQKELLARAGASLGLALLEPGNTPARAAFQSWGWVKAGQLAPHDGAAPLEAWARLRH, from the coding sequence ATGAGCAGCGTTTTCCTGCGGCGCCTCAGCAGGTGGCAGGCCGAGACCGAGCGTGAGCAGATCGGGGACCTGTACGCGGAGGCGCATCAGGATGTCCCCGGCGTACGGGCGCTGTCGCGCGAGGAGTTCGTCCGCGCGTTCGTGGATCACGACCTGGGACAGCCGGGGTTCGACATGGTGGTGGCCAGCGATCCGAAGCTGGTCGGCTGCGCCTACGGCTTCCAGGTCTCCGACGTGCCCCTCGGCATCGCCGAGCTGGCCGCCGGCGGCCATGTGTTCCGCGTCGCCGGGCTGATGGTCACCCCCCGGCGGCAGCGGCAGGCGGTGGCGACGCGGGCCCAGAAGGAGTTGCTGGCGCGCGCCGGCGCATCACTCGGCCTGGCCCTGCTGGAGCCGGGCAACACCCCGGCCCGCGCGGCCTTCCAGTCCTGGGGCTGGGTCAAGGCGGGCCAACTCGCCCCCCACGACGGCGCCGCCCCCCTGGAGGCATGGGCACGGCTGCGTCACTGA